The Candidatus Eremiobacterota bacterium nucleotide sequence TCGCTCCCTATGGAGAAAAGCTCCTGAACTGGGGATTTGTGCACTCCCACTTCATCCTTGTGGACAGCCCCTTCGTGAACCGCTTCTCGGAAAAGTGGGGAAGCGTATATCTCCATCATGGTGAGCAGAGCGCCGCGTTCCTTTACCCTTCCGATCTCCCCGACAGGAACGCTCCCTGCAGCGTGGAATTCACCACGCTTTTTGAGAACCGGGAGCGCCTTGTGACGGTAAACGGGTCATCCCACAGGATGATCGGGACAATGCCCCTCACTGTCATCAGGGATCCATGGGCAGATACGCTCCGCGCACAATGGGATGCCCATCAGGAGGAGCTGCGGAAAAAGCCCGGGATGCCCAGGGAGGAGGCACCTGAGGAATCAGTGGTCAGCTATGGCGAGTTTCTCAGTGAATACATCGATCACCTTCTCCAGATCAGATGGATCATTCCGGCAGAAGACGGCTCGTTCCGCCTGAGTTTCATGGCAGCCCTCAGAACAGCCTTCACCATGATGGCCGGCGAGGGGAAGGCGGCGCAGATGAGAAAAGCCATGAAGCTCTGTAAAAAAGAGGATCTCATCGATATTGACGTTCCCGTGGAGCTTGAAGTCGAGGCTTACCGGCGCATGAATGACTTCTCCGAGGGAAAGTCAATGGGGCGCCTCACGAAGCTCATTCTCCTTGTGGTTTCCGTAGCATTCTTCGGTCTTTCATTCCACTACTCGCTCTCGCTGCTGAGCCTTCTTATTCTCATCGGCGTCCTTTTTGTCCATGAGATGGGCCATTACGTGGCGATGCGCCTCTTTCATTACCGCGATGTGAAGGTCTTCTTCATCCCCTTCCTGGGAGCAGTCACCATGGGAATGCAGAAAGAGCCAAAGCCCATGGAGAAAATCGTGGTAAGCTTCATGGGACCTGTGCCGGGCATCATCGCAGGCCTGCTCCTCTGCGCCGTCCCCTCACCGCCGGAGCTGATGAAAGAGACGGTCCTGATGCTCCTTGTCATTAACTACCTGAACCTTCTTCCCCTCATGCCCCTTGACGGAGGCCAGATCTTCAACCTGATGATGGCGCGCTTCCCCTATCTCCAGGCCATCTTCCAGATAGTGAGCGCCGTTATCCTCTCCGTGGTCTTCGGGATTCTCCTCAAGACACCGCTCCTGCTCATCATAGGAGCTGTTCTGGCGATGAACGGCTTCTTACGCATCCCTGCATGCACGCTCCTCAAAAAGCTCCGCGCCAATGTGGCCCAGTACGGCGGCGATCTCAAAGAGAGCGGGCTTGTGAAGGAAATATTCCTGCTGATGAAGGAAAAGCCTTATGATTCCATGCTCTTTCAGCGAAAATACCAGACCGTGAAAGGAATCGCCGACACCTATATCAATGAGCTCCCCGGGGTGCTCCTGATCTGCCTCACACTGCTCTTTTACCTCTTCCTTTTCGCTCTTCCCGTGGTGATCCTGATGATGAAGATCTTCCTCAGGCACTAGCCCTCAGTACTTGTCGGCGAGCATCTCCACTTCCTCGACATGCTTGAAATTCTTCATGGCGGCGCATTCAGCTTTTCTCACGGCTATAAAGGCTTTCGCCAGGCGCTCGCCCATGGCATTGAGGAGAACCTCGTCCTTCTCGAGGTGTCCGATGGACACGTCAGGATGCTCAGGCAGCCTCTCGATGCCGAGATCCATCATCTCCTTGACACTGAGGCTCCCGGGGTCGGACAGGGCAGGGCTTGCCAGGGCAATGTTTCTTTTCACGCCGTCAAGCCCCGCGGCGATGACAGCGGCCATCGCGATATAAGGATTCGATGCTGCGTCAATGGTCTTGAATTCAAAGCTCCACACCCTTTTCCCGACGGGATCGCTTATGGTCCGCACGGCAGCTTCCCTGTTATCGGGCCCCCAGCAGCGGAAAGCGCCGCTCCAGCAATGAGGCTTGAGTCTCTTGTACGAGTTGGGCACAGGCACCGTGATAGCCATAAGGGCGGGGAGGTGCTCAAGGAGCCCCGCGATAAAGCTCCTGGTCGCTTTCGAGATTCCATGAGGGTCCTCGCCGTCGGCCGTGATATTCTGCCCTTTCTGCCAGAGGCTCATATGGATGTGGCAGCCGCTTCCCGCCTTGTCGCCGAAAAGCTTGGGCATGAATGAGGCTCTCATGCCATGATGAAGGGCGGTGGCATGGACCGTCTCGCGGAAGGCGATCTGGTTGTCTGCGGCCTGCATCGGCGTAGTATAGTGCATGGTTATCTCGGCCTGGCCGGGGCCCGATTCCGGGTAGTACTGCTCCACGGTGATTCCCTGTGCAATAAGGGCTCTGGTGATATCCTCTATGA carries:
- a CDS encoding site-2 protease family protein; translation: MEDFSIIAYAFGFLVFVYCAMLVATLQALMRVRLKRGTCSMGDPAVIPPPVASVFAPYGEKLLNWGFVHSHFILVDSPFVNRFSEKWGSVYLHHGEQSAAFLYPSDLPDRNAPCSVEFTTLFENRERLVTVNGSSHRMIGTMPLTVIRDPWADTLRAQWDAHQEELRKKPGMPREEAPEESVVSYGEFLSEYIDHLLQIRWIIPAEDGSFRLSFMAALRTAFTMMAGEGKAAQMRKAMKLCKKEDLIDIDVPVELEVEAYRRMNDFSEGKSMGRLTKLILLVVSVAFFGLSFHYSLSLLSLLILIGVLFVHEMGHYVAMRLFHYRDVKVFFIPFLGAVTMGMQKEPKPMEKIVVSFMGPVPGIIAGLLLCAVPSPPELMKETVLMLLVINYLNLLPLMPLDGGQIFNLMMARFPYLQAIFQIVSAVILSVVFGILLKTPLLLIIGAVLAMNGFLRIPACTLLKKLRANVAQYGGDLKESGLVKEIFLLMKEKPYDSMLFQRKYQTVKGIADTYINELPGVLLICLTLLFYLFLFALPVVILMMKIFLRH
- a CDS encoding glutamine synthetase family protein; protein product: MNEEIIQSLESSGVEFIRVLWCDNANIIRGKAVYAKSFQQWYGTGVGISEAQMGVPVMYDALVEGSGLSPAGEVHLMPDWASCTSLPYAQGHARVMGDMMKKGEPWPLCPRGFLRKIVAAAENEDLEIKCSFENEFYLLKELVDSPVPLDYTPFAATYAMDFSKNVIEDITRALIAQGITVEQYYPESGPGQAEITMHYTTPMQAADNQIAFRETVHATALHHGMRASFMPKLFGDKAGSGCHIHMSLWQKGQNITADGEDPHGISKATRSFIAGLLEHLPALMAITVPVPNSYKRLKPHCWSGAFRCWGPDNREAAVRTISDPVGKRVWSFEFKTIDAASNPYIAMAAVIAAGLDGVKRNIALASPALSDPGSLSVKEMMDLGIERLPEHPDVSIGHLEKDEVLLNAMGERLAKAFIAVRKAECAAMKNFKHVEEVEMLADKY